One stretch of Pandoraea oxalativorans DNA includes these proteins:
- a CDS encoding DUF3426 domain-containing protein: MTQSSRVLATRCPHCHTVFRVVADQLKLRDGLVRCGHCREVFDGRAYLCDPPADDAPPTSASAGATPGQSGAVERTVATPGAASTVPTAHEGASSSSSSSSSFAAISEKPVPEMLTPTAIAALLGSPDESRAQMQHGPGRYMDDDDPTVLTAPTASPSLRAQTPPLSTDANKRPGAARVIWRVLMTLAVLAPLCQWAWIERAALVDRIPALHGVFAAIGRPLQLTVGLPRQPDKIQISSVTLVTDAVGDTSDNGNDGDVASAATASPVTASDASATASDTPTDGVPMTLTVFVRNEADHALAWPSLELTLSDIDGKPVVRRVFSANEYVTGATLRDAGLAPRNERTIRLRLSAQAALASNYRVLAFYP; encoded by the coding sequence ATGACCCAGTCCTCGCGCGTTCTCGCGACCCGCTGCCCGCACTGCCACACCGTTTTTCGCGTCGTCGCGGATCAGCTCAAGCTGCGCGACGGCCTCGTGCGCTGCGGCCATTGCCGTGAGGTGTTCGACGGACGCGCTTATCTCTGCGATCCGCCCGCCGACGACGCCCCGCCCACCTCTGCATCAGCCGGCGCGACGCCCGGCCAAAGCGGTGCCGTCGAGCGTACGGTTGCGACGCCAGGCGCGGCATCGACAGTCCCAACGGCACATGAAGGGGCATCGTCATCGTCCTCATCGTCCTCATCTTTCGCAGCTATCAGCGAAAAGCCGGTACCCGAGATGCTGACGCCCACGGCCATTGCTGCCCTGCTCGGCTCGCCCGACGAAAGCCGTGCGCAAATGCAGCACGGCCCGGGCCGCTATATGGACGACGACGACCCCACGGTGCTCACCGCGCCAACGGCCTCGCCTTCCTTGCGCGCGCAAACGCCGCCCCTTTCCACCGACGCGAACAAGCGTCCCGGCGCAGCACGTGTGATCTGGCGCGTGCTCATGACGCTGGCCGTCCTCGCACCCCTCTGCCAATGGGCATGGATCGAACGCGCGGCGCTCGTCGACCGGATACCGGCATTGCACGGCGTGTTCGCCGCGATCGGTCGTCCGCTGCAACTGACGGTCGGACTGCCGCGCCAGCCGGACAAGATCCAGATTTCGAGCGTGACGCTGGTGACCGACGCCGTCGGCGACACTAGTGACAATGGCAACGACGGCGACGTGGCGTCGGCAGCCACGGCGAGTCCGGTCACCGCAAGCGACGCTTCCGCCACCGCCTCCGACACCCCGACCGACGGCGTACCGATGACGCTCACCGTCTTCGTACGCAACGAAGCCGACCATGCACTGGCCTGGCCGTCGCTCGAACTGACGCTCTCGGACATCGACGGAAAGCCGGTCGTGCGTCGCGTTTTTTCAGCGAACGAGTACGTTACCGGGGCAACCCTGCGCGATGCCGGGCTGGCACCACGCAACGAACGCACGATTCGGTTACGATTGTCGGCGCAGGCAGCGCTAGCCAGTAATTACCGGGTGCTCGCGTTCTATCCCTGA
- the tpx gene encoding thiol peroxidase has product MSQVTLGGNPIEVDGQFPQKGQTAPALKLVNAKLADVTLDDFAGKRKVLNIVPSLDTPTCATSTRKFNEAAGKLDNTVVLVISADLPFAMSRFCATEGLNNVVTLSTMRGREFLKDYGVAITTGPLAGVSARAVVVLDADNHVVHAELVPEIKNEPNYDAALAALS; this is encoded by the coding sequence ATGTCCCAAGTCACGCTCGGGGGCAACCCCATCGAAGTCGACGGCCAGTTCCCGCAGAAGGGTCAGACCGCGCCGGCGCTGAAGCTGGTCAACGCCAAACTGGCAGACGTCACGCTCGACGACTTCGCGGGCAAGCGCAAAGTCCTCAACATCGTGCCGAGCCTCGACACGCCGACCTGCGCCACGTCGACCCGCAAGTTCAACGAAGCCGCCGGCAAGCTCGACAACACCGTCGTGCTCGTGATCTCGGCTGACCTGCCGTTCGCGATGAGCCGCTTCTGCGCCACCGAAGGTCTGAACAACGTCGTCACGCTCTCGACCATGCGCGGTCGCGAGTTCCTCAAGGACTACGGTGTTGCCATCACGACCGGCCCGCTCGCCGGTGTGTCGGCGCGCGCCGTGGTCGTGCTCGACGCCGACAACCATGTCGTGCACGCGGAGCTGGTGCCGGAAATCAAGAACGAACCGAATTACGACGCTGCGCTCGCCGCACTGTCCTGA
- a CDS encoding carbohydrate kinase family protein: MTTVICGSLAYDNIMTFEGRFGEHILPDQAHILNVSFLVPTMRRNFGGCAGNIGYSLHLLGGSPVVMATVGEDGAAYLERFQSLGMSTEFVRTVTDSMTANAMITTDLDNNQITAFHPGAMMFSSRNRVADVKGATLGIVAPDASDAMLAHAEGFAAAGVPFMFDPGQGLPILSSEALRRMVELATYLAVNDYEAKLLCTKTGWSMQDLQSRVEALVVTRGEHGAQIFAGGKQHDIPAVPAKRVVDPTGCGDAFRGGLLYGIEKGLDWPTTGRLASLMGSLKIAEQGPQTYAPTRSEIEAQYEEAFGHRFE; this comes from the coding sequence GTGACTACCGTGATCTGCGGCTCGCTGGCCTACGACAACATCATGACGTTCGAAGGCCGCTTCGGCGAGCACATCCTGCCTGATCAGGCGCACATCCTGAACGTCAGCTTCCTCGTGCCGACGATGCGCCGCAACTTTGGCGGCTGCGCAGGCAACATCGGCTACAGCCTGCATCTGCTGGGTGGCTCGCCGGTCGTCATGGCGACCGTCGGTGAAGATGGCGCCGCATACCTTGAGCGTTTCCAGTCGCTCGGTATGTCGACCGAGTTCGTGCGCACGGTCACGGACAGCATGACGGCCAACGCGATGATCACCACCGATCTGGACAACAACCAGATCACCGCTTTCCACCCGGGTGCGATGATGTTCTCCTCGCGTAACCGTGTGGCCGACGTGAAGGGCGCCACGCTCGGCATCGTCGCGCCGGATGCCTCCGACGCCATGCTCGCGCACGCCGAAGGTTTCGCCGCTGCGGGCGTGCCGTTCATGTTCGATCCGGGTCAGGGCCTGCCGATTCTGTCGTCAGAGGCACTGCGTCGCATGGTTGAACTTGCCACGTATCTCGCGGTCAACGACTACGAAGCCAAGCTCCTCTGCACGAAGACCGGATGGTCGATGCAAGATCTCCAGTCGCGTGTCGAGGCACTTGTCGTCACGCGCGGAGAGCACGGGGCCCAGATCTTCGCCGGCGGCAAGCAACACGACATTCCTGCCGTGCCCGCCAAGCGTGTCGTCGACCCGACCGGATGCGGCGACGCGTTCCGTGGCGGTTTGCTGTATGGCATCGAAAAGGGCCTCGACTGGCCGACCACCGGCCGCCTGGCCAGCCTGATGGGTTCGCTCAAGATTGCCGAGCAGGGTCCGCAGACGTATGCACCGACGCGCTCGGAGATCGAAGCGCAATATGAAGAAGCGTTCGGCCACCGCTTCGAATGA
- a CDS encoding membrane protein, whose product MARLTTPLIILAAAASLTLSACTAFGPSNSASVYNSRQAQREQVVRMGTVESVRPVTIDSSNGDPGILGIAGGGALGAIGGSAIGGGRGSIATGIVGGLLGAVAGQAIESRMSKKAGLEITVRLDNGELRAITQDADEAFQPGQRVRLLSSGGVTRVTH is encoded by the coding sequence ATGGCACGACTCACCACACCGCTAATCATCCTCGCCGCTGCGGCGTCGCTCACACTGTCCGCCTGCACGGCGTTCGGCCCGAGCAATTCGGCAAGCGTCTACAACAGCCGTCAGGCGCAACGCGAGCAGGTCGTGCGTATGGGCACGGTCGAATCGGTGCGTCCGGTCACGATCGATAGCAGCAACGGCGACCCGGGCATCCTGGGCATCGCCGGTGGCGGCGCGCTCGGCGCCATTGGCGGCAGCGCCATCGGTGGGGGTCGCGGTTCGATTGCGACGGGCATCGTCGGCGGTCTGCTGGGTGCTGTGGCAGGTCAGGCCATCGAAAGCCGCATGAGCAAGAAGGCCGGACTCGAGATCACCGTACGCCTGGACAACGGTGAGTTGCGCGCGATTACTCAGGATGCCGACGAGGCATTTCAGCCGGGTCAGCGCGTGCGCCTGCTCTCGAGCGGCGGCGTGACGCGTGTAACGCACTAA
- a CDS encoding histone H1-like DNA-binding protein — protein sequence MATIKKAVAKKPAAKKAAAKKPVAKKAAAAKKPVAKKAVAAKKPVAKKAVAAKKPAAKKVAAKKPVAKKAAVKKVAAKKPVAKKAAVKKVAAKKPVAKKAAVKKVAAKKPAAKKAAVKKVAAKKPAAKKAVAAKKPAAKKAAAKKPAAKKAAAKPAAKKAAAKPAAKKPAAKKPAVKKVAAKPAAAAAPAAAPAAAPKTALNPAAAWPFPTGSRP from the coding sequence ATGGCTACGATTAAGAAGGCTGTTGCCAAGAAGCCGGCGGCTAAGAAAGCTGCTGCCAAGAAGCCCGTTGCAAAGAAGGCCGCTGCTGCCAAGAAGCCGGTAGCAAAGAAGGCTGTCGCCGCCAAGAAGCCGGTAGCGAAGAAGGCTGTTGCCGCTAAGAAGCCGGCAGCAAAGAAGGTTGCCGCCAAGAAGCCGGTCGCCAAGAAGGCAGCGGTGAAGAAGGTTGCTGCCAAGAAGCCGGTCGCCAAGAAGGCAGCGGTGAAGAAGGTTGCCGCCAAGAAGCCGGTGGCCAAGAAAGCAGCAGTGAAGAAGGTTGCCGCCAAGAAGCCGGCCGCCAAGAAAGCAGCAGTGAAGAAGGTTGCTGCCAAGAAGCCGGCCGCGAAGAAGGCAGTGGCTGCCAAGAAGCCGGCTGCGAAGAAGGCTGCTGCCAAGAAGCCTGCTGCAAAGAAGGCTGCCGCTAAGCCTGCTGCGAAGAAGGCCGCTGCGAAGCCTGCCGCCAAGAAGCCTGCTGCGAAGAAGCCGGCCGTCAAGAAGGTTGCCGCTAAGCCTGCTGCTGCTGCTGCTCCGGCCGCAGCACCCGCCGCTGCACCGAAGACGGCGCTGAACCCGGCAGCGGCATGGCCGTTCCCGACCGGCAGCCGTCCGTAA
- a CDS encoding ribonucleotide-diphosphate reductase subunit beta, translated as MLNWEEETSTAKPAPAAAPAAPAPNILGTQDDNTPHTIASQSTRRVSASDKRVINGTTDVNQLVPFKYKWAWEKYLAGCANHWMPQEINMSRDIALWKDPNGLTEDERRIIKRNLGFFVTADSLAANNIVLGTYRHITAPECRQFLLRQAFEEAIHTHAYQYIVESLGLDEAEIFNAYHEVASIRDKDEFLLPFIEVVADPSFKTGTQEADQKLLRSLIVFACIMEGLFFYVGFTQILALGRQNKMTGAAEQYQYILRDESMHCNFGIDLINQVKLENPNLWTPEFREEIRELFKKAVELEYRYAEDTMPRGVLGLNAGMFKSYLRFIANRRCAQIGLEALYPNEENPFPWMSEMIDLKKERNFFETRVIEYQTGGALSWD; from the coding sequence ATGCTGAACTGGGAAGAAGAGACCTCTACCGCCAAACCGGCACCTGCCGCAGCACCGGCTGCGCCTGCACCCAACATTCTGGGCACGCAAGACGACAACACGCCGCACACGATCGCCTCGCAGTCGACGCGCCGCGTGAGCGCCTCGGACAAGCGCGTGATCAACGGCACGACGGACGTGAATCAACTGGTGCCGTTCAAGTACAAGTGGGCCTGGGAAAAGTACCTGGCCGGTTGCGCGAATCACTGGATGCCGCAGGAAATCAACATGTCGCGCGACATCGCCTTGTGGAAGGACCCGAACGGTCTGACCGAAGACGAGCGCCGCATCATCAAGCGCAACCTCGGCTTCTTCGTGACGGCGGACTCGCTCGCCGCGAACAACATCGTGCTGGGCACCTATCGCCACATCACCGCGCCGGAGTGCCGTCAGTTCCTGCTGCGTCAGGCGTTTGAAGAGGCGATCCACACGCACGCCTATCAGTACATCGTCGAAAGCCTGGGTCTGGACGAAGCCGAGATCTTCAACGCGTATCACGAAGTGGCGTCGATTCGCGACAAGGACGAATTCCTGCTGCCGTTCATTGAAGTGGTGGCCGATCCGTCGTTCAAGACGGGTACGCAGGAAGCCGACCAGAAGCTGCTGCGTTCGCTGATCGTGTTCGCCTGCATCATGGAAGGCCTGTTCTTCTACGTGGGCTTCACGCAGATTCTGGCGCTGGGCCGTCAGAACAAGATGACCGGTGCTGCAGAGCAGTATCAGTACATCCTGCGCGACGAGTCGATGCACTGCAACTTCGGCATCGACCTGATCAACCAGGTGAAGCTGGAAAACCCGAATCTGTGGACGCCGGAATTCCGCGAAGAGATTCGCGAGCTGTTCAAGAAGGCGGTCGAGCTTGAGTATCGCTACGCAGAAGACACGATGCCGCGCGGCGTGCTCGGTCTGAACGCGGGCATGTTCAAGAGCTACCTGCGCTTCATCGCAAATCGTCGTTGCGCACAGATCGGTCTCGAAGCGCTCTACCCGAACGAAGAGAATCCGTTCCCGTGGATGAGCGAAATGATCGACCTGAAGAAGGAGCGCAACTTCTTCGAAACGCGAGTGATCGAGTACCAGACCGGTGGCGCACTGAGCTGGGACTAA
- a CDS encoding ribonucleoside-diphosphate reductase subunit alpha codes for MQTNENLTRPNPTPAANAGSGAGASAPQTTGAFEPATNADFKVIRRNGTVVGFEPSKIAIAVTKAFLAVNGGQGAASARVRELVEQLTENVVRALVRSRPNGGTFHIEDIQDQVELALMREGEHNVARAYVLYREKRAQERAHAGEATQEAATPDTPVLHVTDNGVSRPLDMAALRGVVSAACENLGSEVTAEPILAETIKNLYDGVPLSQVYDSAILASRTLIEKEPAYSQVTARILMHTIRREILGEEVPQGEMAARYIEYFPRFIKQGVEAELLDEQLLSFDLAKLAAALDASRDLQFNYLGLQTLYDRYFLHIDSHRIEMPQAFYMRVAMGLALNEVEREARAIEFYQILSSFDFMSSTPTLFNSGTRRSQLSSCYLTTVSDDLEGIYEALKENALLSKFAGGLGNDWTQVRALGSHIKGTNGKSQGVVPFLKVVNDTAVAVNQGGKRKGAVCAYLETWHLDIEEFLELRKNTGDDRRRTHDMNTANWIPDLFMKRVMEGAEWTLFSPSTCPDLHDKYGRAFEQAYTAYEEKAARGEIKLFKKVPAQALWRKMLGMLFETGHPWITFKDPCNIRSPQQHVGVVHSSNLCTEITLNTSETEIAVCNLGSVNLVAHLKQTANGYELDHEKLQRTIRVAMRMLDNVIDINYYAVAKARNSNLHHRPVGMGIMGFQDCLHLLRTPYASNAAVEFADRSMEAVCYYAYWASTELAKERGQYSSYKGSLWDRGILPQDSLKLLAEERGGYVDVDLSSTLEWDSLRKHIAAHGMRNSNCVAIAPTATISNIIGVSACIEPTFQNLYVKSNLSGEFTVVNEYLVRDLKARGLWDEVMVADLKYFDGSLARIDRVPADLREIYATAFEVEPKWLVEAASRRQKWIDQAQSLNIYMAGASGKKLDETYKLAWTRALKTTYYLRTMAATHVEKSTVSHGALNAVPSSGGVSGGFSAEPTSPLAQPMPEAEGAVCTMRPGDPGFEECEACQ; via the coding sequence ATGCAGACTAACGAAAACCTCACCCGCCCGAACCCGACGCCCGCCGCGAACGCCGGCAGTGGCGCGGGTGCGTCGGCGCCCCAGACGACGGGCGCATTCGAGCCGGCGACCAACGCCGACTTCAAAGTGATCCGACGCAACGGCACGGTGGTGGGTTTCGAGCCGTCGAAGATCGCTATCGCCGTGACCAAGGCGTTCCTGGCAGTGAACGGCGGTCAGGGTGCGGCTTCGGCGCGCGTACGCGAGCTCGTGGAACAGTTGACGGAAAACGTCGTGCGCGCATTGGTGCGCAGCCGCCCGAACGGCGGTACTTTCCACATCGAAGACATTCAGGATCAGGTCGAACTCGCGCTGATGCGCGAAGGCGAGCACAACGTCGCCCGCGCCTATGTGCTGTACCGCGAGAAGCGTGCGCAAGAGCGCGCTCACGCCGGTGAGGCCACGCAAGAGGCGGCAACGCCCGACACCCCGGTGCTGCATGTCACCGACAACGGTGTGTCGCGCCCGCTCGACATGGCGGCACTGCGCGGCGTGGTGAGCGCAGCCTGCGAGAATCTCGGCAGTGAAGTCACCGCCGAGCCGATTCTGGCCGAGACCATCAAGAACCTGTACGACGGCGTGCCGCTGTCGCAGGTCTACGATTCGGCGATCCTCGCCTCGCGTACCCTCATCGAGAAGGAACCGGCGTACAGCCAGGTCACCGCACGTATCCTGATGCACACGATCCGCCGCGAAATCCTCGGCGAAGAAGTGCCGCAGGGCGAGATGGCTGCGCGTTACATCGAATACTTCCCGCGTTTCATCAAGCAAGGCGTTGAGGCCGAACTGCTCGACGAGCAACTGCTCTCGTTCGATCTGGCCAAGCTGGCCGCTGCGCTCGATGCGTCGCGCGACCTGCAATTCAACTACCTCGGCCTGCAAACGCTGTACGACCGCTACTTCCTGCATATCGACAGCCATCGCATCGAAATGCCGCAGGCGTTCTACATGCGCGTGGCCATGGGTCTGGCGCTGAACGAAGTCGAGCGCGAAGCGCGTGCGATCGAGTTCTATCAGATCCTGTCGAGCTTCGACTTCATGAGCTCCACGCCGACGCTGTTCAACTCGGGCACGCGTCGCTCGCAGCTCTCGTCGTGCTACCTGACGACCGTCTCGGACGATCTGGAAGGTATCTACGAAGCGCTCAAGGAAAACGCACTGCTGTCGAAGTTCGCCGGTGGTCTGGGCAACGACTGGACGCAGGTTCGCGCACTCGGCTCGCACATCAAGGGCACGAACGGCAAGAGCCAGGGTGTGGTGCCGTTCCTTAAGGTGGTCAACGACACGGCGGTGGCCGTGAACCAGGGCGGCAAGCGCAAGGGCGCCGTTTGCGCCTACCTGGAAACGTGGCACCTGGACATCGAAGAATTCCTGGAACTGCGCAAGAACACGGGTGACGATCGTCGCCGTACGCACGACATGAACACGGCGAACTGGATTCCCGATCTGTTCATGAAGCGCGTGATGGAAGGCGCGGAGTGGACGCTGTTCTCGCCGTCGACCTGCCCGGATCTGCACGACAAGTACGGCCGCGCGTTCGAACAGGCTTATACGGCTTACGAAGAGAAAGCCGCGCGCGGCGAGATCAAGCTGTTCAAGAAGGTGCCGGCGCAAGCGCTGTGGCGCAAGATGCTGGGCATGCTGTTCGAAACCGGCCATCCGTGGATTACGTTCAAGGATCCGTGCAACATCCGCTCGCCGCAGCAACACGTGGGCGTGGTGCACTCGTCGAACCTGTGCACGGAAATCACGCTCAACACGAGCGAGACGGAAATCGCCGTGTGTAACCTCGGCTCGGTGAACCTCGTGGCTCACCTGAAGCAGACGGCCAACGGTTACGAGCTGGATCACGAGAAGCTGCAACGCACCATTCGCGTGGCGATGCGCATGCTCGACAACGTCATCGACATCAACTACTACGCGGTGGCGAAGGCGCGCAATTCGAACCTGCATCACCGTCCGGTGGGCATGGGCATCATGGGCTTCCAGGACTGCCTGCACCTGCTGCGCACGCCGTACGCGTCGAACGCCGCCGTGGAGTTCGCCGACCGTTCGATGGAAGCGGTTTGCTACTACGCCTACTGGGCGTCGACCGAACTGGCCAAGGAACGCGGTCAGTACTCGTCGTACAAGGGCTCGCTGTGGGATCGTGGCATTCTGCCGCAGGACTCGCTCAAGCTGCTGGCCGAAGAGCGTGGCGGTTACGTCGACGTCGACCTGTCGAGTACGCTCGAGTGGGACAGCCTGCGCAAGCACATTGCCGCGCACGGCATGCGCAACTCGAACTGCGTGGCCATCGCTCCGACGGCCACCATCTCGAACATCATCGGTGTGTCGGCCTGCATCGAACCGACGTTCCAGAACCTGTACGTGAAGTCGAACCTGTCCGGCGAATTCACGGTGGTCAACGAGTACCTGGTGCGTGACCTGAAGGCCCGCGGTCTGTGGGACGAAGTGATGGTCGCCGACCTGAAGTACTTCGACGGTTCGCTTGCCCGTATCGATCGCGTGCCGGCCGACCTGCGCGAGATCTATGCCACGGCGTTCGAAGTCGAGCCGAAGTGGCTGGTCGAGGCGGCATCGCGTCGTCAGAAGTGGATCGATCAGGCGCAGTCGCTCAACATCTATATGGCTGGCGCGTCGGGCAAGAAGCTCGACGAGACGTACAAGCTGGCCTGGACGCGCGCGCTCAAGACCACGTACTACCTCCGTACGATGGCTGCAACGCACGTCGAGAAGTCGACGGTCAGCCACGGTGCACTGAACGCGGTGCCGAGCTCTGGGGGTGTGTCGGGTGGCTTCTCGGCCGAACCGACCTCGCCGTTGGCGCAGCCGATGCCGGAAGCCGAAGGCGCCGTCTGCACGATGCGTCCGGGCGACCCGGGCTTCGAAGAGTGCGAGGCTTGCCAGTAA
- the ampD gene encoding 1,6-anhydro-N-acetylmuramyl-L-alanine amidase AmpD has translation MNAPDKLPTLTLDAEGWVREAQRLPSPNFDVRPQGMPIGLLVVHNISLPPGQFGGDEIPAFFQNRLDHDAHPFFDEIRGVHVSSHFLVRRDGALQQFVSCDARAWHAGASSFEGRTRCNDFSIGVELEGTDDVPFTAAQYATLAALTRVLREHYPIQAVAGHADIAPGRKTDPGPHFEWQRLRRMAALEPQALPFQAAD, from the coding sequence ATGAACGCACCGGACAAACTGCCGACGCTCACGCTCGACGCCGAAGGATGGGTGCGAGAGGCGCAGCGTCTGCCGTCGCCGAACTTCGACGTGCGTCCGCAAGGCATGCCCATCGGCTTGCTCGTGGTCCACAACATCTCGCTGCCGCCGGGGCAATTCGGTGGCGACGAGATTCCGGCGTTCTTCCAGAATCGGCTCGACCACGACGCGCATCCGTTCTTCGACGAGATTCGCGGCGTGCACGTGTCGTCGCATTTTCTGGTGCGTCGTGATGGTGCGTTGCAACAGTTCGTCTCCTGCGATGCGCGGGCGTGGCATGCGGGGGCGTCGTCGTTCGAGGGGCGCACGCGCTGCAACGATTTCTCGATCGGCGTCGAATTGGAAGGGACGGACGACGTACCGTTCACGGCGGCGCAGTACGCGACATTGGCGGCGCTCACGCGCGTTTTGCGTGAGCATTATCCGATTCAAGCCGTGGCCGGACATGCCGATATAGCACCTGGCCGGAAGACGGACCCGGGGCCGCATTTCGAGTGGCAACGGTTGCGTCGGATGGCTGCACTGGAACCGCAGGCGCTGCCTTTCCAGGCGGCAGATTAA
- a CDS encoding DUF1269 domain-containing protein translates to MRRRMYFLLPDLASAQRTMSDLLLARIEERHIHFMARDEMDLEGLHEANLLQTSDIVHGAEAGLVIGGFCGLAVGAVAAFFPIVGTHPQWELMIVTAPLGALFGAWVSSMIGVSVPNSRLKAFREPLERGMILLMVDVRERRVEEIREMLKEHHPEAHMEGIEAAIPAFP, encoded by the coding sequence ATGCGCAGACGGATGTATTTCCTTCTTCCCGATCTGGCCAGTGCCCAGCGCACGATGAGCGATCTGTTGCTCGCCCGGATCGAGGAGCGCCACATCCACTTTATGGCACGTGACGAAATGGACCTGGAGGGACTGCACGAGGCTAACCTGCTACAGACTTCCGATATCGTGCACGGCGCCGAAGCCGGGCTCGTGATCGGCGGCTTCTGTGGTCTGGCAGTCGGTGCAGTCGCGGCGTTTTTCCCCATCGTGGGCACACATCCGCAATGGGAATTGATGATTGTGACGGCCCCGCTCGGCGCGTTGTTCGGCGCATGGGTGTCGAGCATGATCGGCGTCTCGGTGCCCAACTCGCGACTCAAGGCGTTTCGTGAACCGCTGGAGCGCGGCATGATCCTGCTGATGGTGGATGTGCGCGAGCGCCGCGTCGAGGAGATTCGCGAGATGCTCAAGGAGCATCATCCCGAAGCCCATATGGAGGGCATCGAAGCCGCGATTCCCGCGTTCCCCTGA
- a CDS encoding PP0621 family protein yields MRNILLLLLLLIAGTWWMRHNERKRNSEGPQRNERMRTPQGNGGRTTAQQTLPPAERMVRCSECDTYLPESESLSGAGGKHFCSTAHRDAYLAREHRV; encoded by the coding sequence ATGCGCAATATCCTGCTGTTACTGTTGCTCCTTATCGCCGGGACGTGGTGGATGCGCCACAACGAGCGTAAGCGCAATTCCGAAGGCCCTCAACGAAATGAGCGCATGCGCACGCCGCAGGGCAACGGTGGCCGGACCACGGCCCAGCAAACGTTGCCGCCCGCCGAACGTATGGTGCGTTGCAGCGAGTGCGATACCTATCTTCCCGAGAGCGAATCGTTGTCGGGCGCCGGTGGCAAACACTTTTGCAGCACGGCGCATCGCGACGCCTATCTCGCGCGCGAACACCGCGTCTGA
- a CDS encoding cytochrome C assembly family protein encodes MTILLYALTAILYAGLAVCSWQGYRRDAALALAGGQVAPAPVTGTPSRWPMQLSLFAVLVLHGVLLHQTIFRTESMHFGFAYMLSAMLWLSVGIYWIESFFFPLESLRLMVTPVAAVACLLPMIFPDVRILGFAANPVFKAHFIIANMAYGLFALAALHALLMIYAERQLHPSRSNEATGWLSRWLETLPPLLTMEKLLFRLIGAGFVLLTLTLISGVMFSEALFGRAVRVDHKTVFAVVSWLMFGAVLLGRHFYGWRGKVALRWVLASFVTLLLAYVGSRFVLEVVLHRMTET; translated from the coding sequence ATGACTATTTTACTGTATGCGCTGACCGCCATCCTCTACGCCGGGTTGGCGGTTTGTTCGTGGCAAGGATACCGGCGCGACGCCGCGCTCGCACTCGCGGGCGGACAAGTCGCGCCTGCGCCTGTCACGGGCACGCCCTCGCGCTGGCCGATGCAGCTTTCGCTGTTCGCCGTGCTCGTGCTGCACGGGGTGTTGCTGCATCAGACGATCTTCCGCACTGAGAGCATGCACTTCGGTTTCGCGTACATGCTCTCGGCCATGTTGTGGCTCTCGGTCGGCATCTATTGGATCGAGAGTTTCTTTTTCCCGCTCGAGAGCCTGCGACTGATGGTCACACCCGTGGCGGCCGTCGCTTGTCTGTTGCCGATGATCTTCCCGGACGTGCGCATTTTGGGCTTTGCCGCCAATCCGGTGTTCAAGGCGCACTTCATCATCGCCAACATGGCCTACGGGCTGTTCGCGCTCGCGGCGCTGCACGCGTTGCTGATGATCTATGCCGAGCGGCAACTGCATCCGTCGCGCAGCAACGAGGCGACGGGCTGGCTCTCGCGCTGGCTCGAGACGCTGCCGCCGCTCCTCACGATGGAGAAGCTGCTGTTTCGTCTGATCGGCGCGGGGTTCGTGCTGCTCACGCTGACGCTGATCTCCGGCGTGATGTTCTCCGAGGCGCTCTTCGGGCGCGCGGTGCGCGTCGATCACAAGACGGTGTTCGCGGTGGTGTCGTGGCTGATGTTCGGCGCGGTGCTGCTGGGGCGGCATTTTTACGGGTGGCGCGGCAAGGTCGCGCTGCGTTGGGTTCTGGCGTCGTTCGTGACGCTGTTGCTGGCGTATGTCGGTTCTCGCTTCGTGCTTGAGGTGGTGCTGCATCGCATGACGGAGACTTGA